The proteins below are encoded in one region of Paeniglutamicibacter cryotolerans:
- a CDS encoding sterol carrier family protein → MGIRRRIDAADGAAALVRWALWADADPVPEPLPRPVLAMAVRFTLEELAERAEGNSVEVRVPPFGVTQCIPGPRHTRGTPPNVVELAPAVWLALATGRADWAAESAAGRVSASGLRADLSALLPLFGTL, encoded by the coding sequence ATGGGCATCAGGCGTCGCATCGACGCTGCGGACGGGGCGGCGGCCCTGGTGCGGTGGGCTCTCTGGGCGGATGCCGACCCGGTGCCGGAACCACTGCCGCGTCCGGTGCTCGCCATGGCGGTGCGCTTCACGCTGGAGGAACTGGCGGAGCGGGCCGAAGGCAATTCGGTGGAGGTGCGGGTTCCCCCGTTCGGTGTCACCCAATGCATCCCCGGGCCGCGGCATACCCGCGGCACCCCGCCCAACGTGGTGGAGCTCGCACCAGCCGTCTGGCTTGCGCTGGCCACCGGCCGCGCCGACTGGGCGGCAGAATCGGCAGCGGGAAGGGTTTCGGCCTCGGGGCTGCGCGCCGACCTGTCCGCGCTGCTGCCGCTCTTCGGTACCCTTTAA
- the purF gene encoding amidophosphoribosyltransferase, whose translation MARGDGMLTHDLLPDEKGPQDECGVFGVWAPGEEVAKLTYYGLYALQHRGQESAGMATSDGVRINVYKDMGLVSQVFDENTLNSMSGHLAIGHCRYSTTGASHWANAQPTLGPTAEGTVALAHNGNLTNSADLLEMVKAKHGDKARGEMAQGNTTDTALVTALLAGSDGQSLEESALELLPKLHGAFCFVFMNENTLYAARDTYGVRPLVLGRLERGWVVASEQAALATVGASFIREIEPGEFIAIDEDGVRSQRFGEATPAGCVFEYVYLARPDASINGRSVYESRVEMGRQLARENSADADIVIPVPESGTPAAIGYAEQSGIPFAHGFVKNAYVGRTFIQPSQTLRQLGIKLKLNALEPVIKGKRVVVVDDSIVRGNTQRAVVRMLREAGAAEVHVKISSPPVKWPCFYGIDFATRAELIANGAAIDEIGKSIGADSLAYISEDGMIGATLQPRERLCTACFTGDYPIALPGADRQGKNLLERPASTGCEPGPDAELEATLSAADKTPSN comes from the coding sequence ATGGCACGTGGTGACGGAATGCTGACTCATGATCTTCTCCCCGACGAAAAGGGACCGCAGGACGAATGCGGTGTCTTCGGCGTGTGGGCGCCCGGCGAGGAGGTGGCGAAACTGACCTATTACGGCCTGTACGCCCTCCAGCACCGCGGACAGGAATCGGCGGGCATGGCGACCTCCGACGGGGTTCGCATCAATGTCTATAAGGACATGGGTCTGGTCTCACAGGTGTTCGACGAGAACACCCTCAACTCCATGAGCGGACACTTGGCCATCGGCCACTGCCGCTACTCGACCACCGGTGCCAGCCATTGGGCCAACGCCCAGCCGACCCTCGGCCCCACGGCCGAGGGCACTGTCGCCCTGGCCCACAACGGCAACCTGACCAACTCGGCGGACCTGCTGGAAATGGTCAAGGCCAAGCATGGCGACAAGGCACGCGGCGAAATGGCCCAGGGCAATACCACCGACACCGCCTTGGTGACGGCGCTGCTCGCCGGTTCCGACGGCCAGAGCCTCGAAGAGTCGGCCCTGGAACTGCTGCCCAAACTGCATGGTGCCTTCTGCTTCGTCTTCATGAACGAAAACACCCTCTACGCAGCCCGCGACACCTACGGCGTGCGCCCGCTGGTGCTCGGCCGCCTGGAACGCGGCTGGGTCGTCGCCTCCGAGCAGGCCGCCCTGGCCACCGTCGGTGCCAGCTTCATCCGCGAGATCGAGCCGGGCGAATTCATCGCCATCGACGAGGACGGCGTGCGTTCGCAGCGCTTCGGCGAGGCCACTCCAGCCGGCTGCGTCTTCGAGTACGTCTACCTGGCCCGCCCCGATGCCTCGATCAACGGCCGCTCGGTGTACGAATCCCGCGTCGAAATGGGCCGCCAGCTGGCCCGCGAGAACTCGGCCGACGCCGACATCGTGATCCCGGTCCCCGAATCCGGCACCCCGGCCGCCATCGGCTACGCCGAACAGTCCGGCATCCCGTTCGCGCACGGCTTCGTGAAGAACGCCTACGTGGGCCGCACCTTCATCCAGCCGTCCCAGACGCTGCGCCAGCTGGGCATCAAGCTCAAGCTCAACGCGTTGGAGCCGGTGATCAAGGGCAAGCGCGTCGTGGTGGTCGATGACTCGATCGTGCGCGGCAACACCCAGCGCGCCGTGGTGCGGATGCTGCGCGAGGCCGGCGCCGCCGAGGTCCACGTGAAGATCTCCTCCCCGCCGGTGAAATGGCCCTGCTTCTATGGCATCGACTTCGCCACCCGTGCCGAGCTGATCGCCAACGGTGCTGCCATCGACGAGATCGGCAAGTCCATCGGCGCCGATTCGCTGGCCTACATCTCCGAGGACGGCATGATCGGTGCCACCCTGCAGCCGCGCGAGCGCCTGTGTACCGCCTGCTTCACCGGCGACTACCCGATCGCGCTTCCCGGAGCCGACCGCCAGGGCAAGAACCTGCTCGAGCGCCCGGCATCGACCGGTTGCGAGCCGGGCCCCGATGCCGAGCTCGAAGCAACACTTTCAGCCGCCGACAAGACCCCCAGTAACTAG
- the purM gene encoding phosphoribosylformylglycinamidine cyclo-ligase, translated as MTAPTPETPAGITYASAGVDVEAGDRAVELMKASIKATHNDSVLGGVGGFAGLFDASALLGYTKPLLATSTDGVGTKVAIAQAMDIHHTIGHDLVGMVVDDIVVVGAKPLFMTDYIACGKVVPERIADIVRGIAEGCQIAGTALVGGETAEHPGLLGEHEYDVAGAATGVVEADRLLGPERVRSGDVIIGMAASGIHSNGYSLVRSVINHAGWALDREVSEFGRTLGEELLEPTRIYTADCLDLIDTLNTGSAMPVHGFSHVTGGGLAANLARVLPQGLMATVDRSTWELPAIFKLVSELGSVPQPDLERTLNLGVGMVAIVDAASADAAISRLNARGLVSWAMGTVGSITDAAAASGLDFVQGAKGVDGGAVLMQGNFAR; from the coding sequence ATGACTGCGCCCACCCCTGAGACCCCCGCCGGGATCACCTATGCCTCAGCAGGCGTCGATGTCGAGGCCGGTGACCGCGCCGTAGAGCTGATGAAGGCGTCGATCAAGGCCACCCACAACGACTCGGTGCTGGGCGGAGTCGGCGGCTTCGCCGGCCTGTTCGACGCCTCGGCGCTGCTGGGCTACACCAAGCCGCTGCTGGCCACCTCCACCGACGGCGTCGGCACCAAGGTCGCCATCGCCCAGGCCATGGACATCCACCACACCATCGGCCACGACCTGGTCGGCATGGTCGTCGATGACATCGTCGTGGTCGGGGCCAAGCCGCTGTTCATGACCGATTACATCGCCTGCGGCAAGGTCGTCCCGGAGCGTATCGCGGACATCGTCCGCGGCATCGCCGAGGGCTGCCAGATCGCCGGCACCGCGCTGGTCGGCGGCGAAACCGCCGAGCATCCGGGCCTGTTGGGCGAGCACGAGTACGATGTCGCCGGCGCTGCCACCGGCGTCGTGGAGGCGGACCGCCTGCTCGGCCCGGAGCGCGTGCGCTCCGGCGACGTGATCATCGGCATGGCTGCCTCGGGGATCCACTCCAACGGCTACTCGCTGGTTCGCTCGGTCATCAACCACGCTGGTTGGGCCCTGGACCGCGAGGTTTCCGAGTTCGGCCGCACCCTCGGCGAGGAACTGCTCGAGCCGACCCGCATCTACACGGCCGACTGCCTGGACCTGATCGATACGCTGAACACCGGTTCGGCCATGCCCGTGCACGGTTTCTCGCACGTCACCGGCGGCGGCCTCGCCGCCAACCTGGCCCGCGTGCTCCCGCAGGGCCTGATGGCCACGGTGGACCGCTCCACCTGGGAACTGCCGGCCATCTTCAAGCTGGTCTCCGAGCTCGGCTCGGTGCCGCAGCCGGACCTCGAGCGCACGCTGAACCTCGGCGTGGGCATGGTCGCCATCGTCGATGCTGCCTCGGCCGACGCCGCAATCTCCCGCCTGAATGCCCGCGGCCTGGTCTCCTGGGCCATGGGCACCGTCGGTTCGATCACCGATGCGGCTGCAGCCTCCGGCCTGGACTTCGTCCAGGGCGCCAAGGGCGTCGACGGCGGCGCCGTGCTGATGCAGGGCAACTTCGCCCGCTAG
- a CDS encoding Sir2 family NAD-dependent protein deacetylase, whose protein sequence is MLHEGKLGVEMAHRAALRSIERVVGETAPLQDPLVASRGIRKMLERGSVLVLTGAGVSTDSGIPDYRGPRGSLRRHRPMTYQEFLHEPAARHRYWARSFVGWRHMDQAVPNPIHHHLAHWETSGKISGIVTQNVDGLHVAAGSHTVIALHGDMEHIRCLDCGAMEERRSLDLRLHRANPGYLERIDLDPSLVNPDGDVSQDQAHVDEFMMVGCAACGSEALKPNVVYFGENVPPERKALIRELEARSSALLVIGSSLAVMSGYKLLLDARAAGKGVGLINGGPTRGDAKADFRWRTNIVQALQSLDAPSGRIGHRPP, encoded by the coding sequence ATGCTTCACGAGGGGAAACTCGGCGTAGAGATGGCACACCGGGCGGCCCTGCGGTCCATCGAACGCGTGGTGGGGGAGACCGCCCCGCTGCAGGACCCGCTCGTGGCCAGCCGCGGCATCCGGAAGATGCTGGAACGCGGTTCGGTGCTGGTGCTCACCGGCGCTGGGGTATCCACCGACTCCGGGATCCCCGACTACCGCGGACCCCGCGGCTCCCTTCGCCGTCACCGGCCCATGACTTACCAGGAATTCCTGCATGAACCGGCGGCCCGGCACCGCTACTGGGCCCGCAGCTTCGTGGGCTGGCGGCACATGGATCAGGCCGTGCCGAACCCGATCCATCACCATCTGGCACACTGGGAAACATCGGGGAAAATCAGCGGCATTGTGACGCAAAACGTCGACGGGCTGCATGTGGCCGCGGGCTCGCACACGGTGATCGCCCTGCATGGCGACATGGAACACATCCGCTGCCTGGACTGTGGGGCGATGGAGGAGCGGCGGTCCCTTGACCTGCGCCTGCATAGGGCAAATCCCGGGTACCTCGAACGCATCGACCTTGACCCGTCGCTGGTGAACCCGGACGGGGACGTGAGCCAGGACCAGGCGCACGTCGACGAATTCATGATGGTGGGCTGCGCGGCCTGCGGCTCCGAAGCGCTCAAACCCAACGTCGTCTACTTCGGTGAGAACGTGCCACCCGAACGCAAGGCACTGATCCGCGAGCTCGAGGCGCGTTCCAGCGCGCTGCTGGTGATTGGTTCCTCGCTGGCCGTGATGAGCGGCTACAAGCTGCTGCTCGACGCCAGGGCCGCGGGAAAAGGCGTGGGGTTGATCAACGGAGGACCCACCCGGGGTGACGCCAAGGCCGATTTCAGGTGGCGCACCAACATCGTGCAGGCGCTTCAGTCGCTCGATGCCCCGTCGGGCCGGATCGGGCATCGGCCGCCATAG
- a CDS encoding DUF3073 domain-containing protein, with product MGRGRQKAKATRQARDIKYFSPATDLSALERELGGTHGRAATPHHVDVPVEPDYSGYDDTYGDDDDEDDQRRIG from the coding sequence ATGGGGCGCGGCCGTCAGAAGGCAAAAGCGACACGACAGGCCAGGGATATTAAGTATTTCTCCCCGGCCACTGATTTGTCCGCCTTGGAACGCGAGCTCGGTGGTACGCATGGTCGTGCCGCCACTCCGCATCATGTCGATGTACCCGTCGAACCGGACTATTCGGGTTATGACGATACGTACGGCGACGACGATGACGAGGACGACCAACGGCGCATCGGCTGA